From Candidatus Manganitrophus morganii, the proteins below share one genomic window:
- the nadD gene encoding nicotinate-nucleotide adenylyltransferase, whose product MRIGLLGGTFNPIHNGHLYIAEEVRKKLHLDRILFIPSGTPPHKKEKTIPPAKHRLEMTRLALLGHPDFELCEIEVKRPGKSYSVETLSELKRLHPHDRLFFIIGTDAFVDLPTWREPERLLSLCDFVIVTRPGHPFSQFPDIGPLQKIQKIDSSQLLELDHLGKGSVTIPLTSGTSIHFLSILPSPISASEIRKRLAAGAETKNLLPEPVASYIIKNKLYGAS is encoded by the coding sequence ATGCGCATCGGCCTTCTAGGCGGCACCTTCAACCCGATCCATAACGGACATCTCTATATCGCCGAGGAGGTCCGGAAAAAACTTCATCTTGATCGGATTCTTTTTATCCCTTCCGGAACGCCACCCCACAAAAAGGAAAAAACGATCCCTCCGGCAAAACATCGCCTCGAAATGACCCGGTTGGCCCTATTGGGCCATCCCGATTTCGAGCTCTGTGAAATTGAAGTCAAACGACCGGGCAAGTCGTATTCCGTAGAAACCCTCTCGGAGCTGAAACGTCTCCACCCCCACGACAGGCTCTTTTTCATCATCGGCACGGACGCCTTCGTTGATCTCCCGACCTGGAGGGAGCCCGAACGCCTCCTCTCGCTCTGCGATTTTGTCATTGTGACCCGCCCAGGCCATCCATTCTCGCAATTTCCCGATATCGGACCGCTACAAAAGATCCAAAAGATCGATTCGAGCCAGCTCCTGGAACTCGACCACCTGGGCAAGGGAAGTGTGACAATTCCATTAACATCAGGGACATCGATCCACTTTCTTTCGATTCTTCCCAGCCCGATCTCAGCAAGCGAGATCCGAAAGAGGCTGGCGGCCGGAGCGGAGACGAAAAATCTCTTGCCTGAACCGGTGGCCTCATATATAATTAAAAACAAACTCTATGGGGCTTCATAA
- a CDS encoding tetratricopeptide repeat protein, with translation MPLLILIFFAFIGIVGYLAQLNPEKVTFFITRETSFEMPVTALILFSTAFGGLLVILSAGIRETRNLFLNWKYTRLQKKEAQIETYYTEAVNAFLGKRYRDATLLFQKVLALNPNHVSTLLRLGKIQRIEKNFNEAIRLHRKARSLDEQNIEVLLALSRDLEEAQRFEEAIQHLKEILHLDETNVAALTRLRDLHIRLQHWEEAHPIQEKILKLPLSSEASQKERVIFLGIKYEIGRLFLQRDQKEIARRYFKGAIKLEKGFLPAYIGIGEVHLKEGKTELAAALLEKAYEMTDHLILLHRLEDLYLEMGEPEKILQVYRKAINKDRHNTVLKFYLGKLYYRLEMIDDAFETLAEIDAHVEYFPDLHKILGNIYMRRGEPESAVEAFKKGLKLKKRVLVPYYCAQCDYHTIEWSGRCHRCGRWNTYQANPILVDKAHKKALTETPYSTPHPREII, from the coding sequence ATGCCTCTCTTAATTCTTATTTTCTTCGCCTTCATCGGGATTGTCGGTTATCTCGCCCAACTGAATCCGGAAAAGGTCACCTTTTTCATCACACGCGAGACCTCCTTTGAAATGCCGGTCACCGCGCTGATTCTCTTCTCCACCGCCTTCGGCGGCCTCCTGGTCATCCTCTCCGCCGGCATCCGCGAAACCAGAAACCTTTTTCTCAACTGGAAATACACCCGGCTGCAAAAGAAAGAAGCCCAGATCGAGACCTACTATACCGAGGCGGTCAACGCCTTTCTCGGGAAGCGGTATCGGGACGCCACCCTCCTTTTCCAGAAGGTGTTGGCGCTGAACCCGAATCATGTCAGCACCCTCCTGCGGCTCGGAAAAATCCAGCGAATTGAGAAGAATTTCAATGAGGCGATTCGGCTCCATCGGAAGGCACGGAGTCTCGACGAGCAAAACATCGAGGTCCTCCTCGCCCTCTCGCGCGATCTCGAAGAGGCGCAGCGATTCGAGGAAGCGATTCAGCATTTGAAGGAAATTCTGCACCTCGATGAAACCAACGTCGCGGCGCTCACCCGTCTTCGAGACCTCCATATTCGGCTTCAGCATTGGGAAGAGGCCCATCCGATCCAAGAGAAGATCCTGAAGCTGCCGCTCTCCTCCGAGGCAAGCCAAAAAGAGCGGGTCATTTTCCTCGGAATCAAATACGAAATCGGGCGGCTCTTCCTGCAGCGGGACCAGAAAGAAATCGCCCGGCGCTACTTCAAAGGGGCCATCAAACTTGAAAAGGGATTTTTGCCGGCCTACATCGGCATCGGCGAGGTCCATCTGAAAGAAGGAAAAACGGAACTCGCCGCGGCCCTGCTCGAAAAAGCCTATGAGATGACGGACCATCTCATCTTGCTTCATCGCCTGGAAGATCTCTATCTCGAGATGGGGGAGCCGGAGAAGATTCTGCAGGTCTACCGGAAGGCGATCAATAAAGACCGCCACAACACGGTTCTCAAATTTTATCTCGGAAAGCTCTACTACCGTCTTGAAATGATCGATGACGCCTTCGAGACCTTGGCCGAGATCGACGCCCATGTCGAATATTTCCCCGATCTACACAAGATTCTCGGAAACATTTACATGCGGCGGGGAGAGCCCGAGTCGGCCGTGGAAGCGTTCAAAAAAGGTCTCAAGCTGAAGAAACGGGTCTTGGTCCCCTACTACTGCGCCCAATGCGACTATCACACCATCGAATGGTCGGGGCGATGCCACCGGTGTGGCCGGTGGAATACCTATCAGGCCAATCCAATCCTGGTCGACAAAGCCCACAAGAAAGCCCTCACCGAAACCCCCTATTCCACCCCACATCCCCGGGAGATCATCTAA
- a CDS encoding glutamate-5-semialdehyde dehydrogenase yields MGLKETLREQAQRTKAAARSLAKCSSEVKNRALLAMAERLERETASLLTENMKDLEAGKEKGLAGPLLERLTLTPKRITEMAAGLQEVASLPDPVGEVLKMTRRPNGIQVGQMRVPIGVIGIIYESRPNVTADAAGLCIKSGNGVILRGGSEAIHSNIAIARHLDEAGRAAGLPPHAVTLVETTARQAIFDLLTFDDLIDLIIPRGGEGLIRTVVEHSKIPVMKHDKGICHTFVDESADLQMAEEISLNAKVQRPATCNAMESLLVHRKIAPSFLPKIAKRLQEAGVEIRGCPATIKLLEGGSGSKIVPASEIDWKTEYLDLILSVKVVDSIESAMAHIATHGSQHSEAIITQDYAHAMRFLNEVDASAVFVNASTRLNDGYQLGLGAEMGISTSRIHARGPMGLEALTCMKFIIFGDGQIRK; encoded by the coding sequence ATGGGGCTTAAAGAAACCCTCAGAGAACAGGCGCAACGGACAAAAGCGGCGGCGCGAAGCCTGGCAAAGTGCTCGTCCGAAGTGAAGAATCGCGCCCTTCTCGCCATGGCCGAGCGCCTGGAGCGCGAAACCGCTTCTCTTCTGACCGAAAACATGAAAGACCTCGAAGCGGGGAAAGAAAAGGGGCTCGCCGGACCCCTTCTGGAACGGCTGACCCTCACGCCGAAGCGAATAACGGAAATGGCGGCCGGGCTGCAGGAAGTGGCATCCCTTCCCGATCCGGTCGGCGAGGTCCTCAAGATGACGCGGCGGCCCAACGGCATTCAGGTCGGCCAGATGCGGGTTCCGATCGGCGTGATCGGCATCATCTACGAGTCTCGCCCGAACGTCACCGCCGATGCGGCAGGCCTCTGCATTAAGTCTGGGAATGGGGTGATTCTCCGGGGCGGATCGGAGGCGATTCACTCCAACATCGCCATTGCGCGCCATTTGGACGAGGCAGGCCGCGCGGCCGGACTTCCCCCGCATGCTGTCACGCTGGTGGAAACGACCGCTCGCCAAGCGATCTTCGATCTTCTCACCTTTGATGACCTCATCGACCTGATCATCCCCCGCGGCGGAGAAGGTTTGATCCGCACCGTTGTGGAACACTCCAAGATCCCCGTGATGAAACATGACAAGGGAATCTGCCATACCTTCGTTGACGAATCGGCCGACCTTCAAATGGCTGAAGAGATCTCTCTGAATGCGAAAGTCCAGCGCCCCGCCACCTGTAATGCGATGGAGAGCCTCTTAGTCCATCGGAAAATCGCGCCGTCGTTCCTCCCCAAAATCGCAAAGCGACTGCAAGAGGCCGGTGTGGAGATCAGAGGCTGTCCGGCGACAATAAAACTCCTGGAGGGAGGGAGCGGATCCAAAATCGTTCCGGCCAGTGAGATCGACTGGAAAACCGAATATCTCGATTTAATTCTCTCGGTCAAGGTCGTCGACTCGATCGAATCGGCGATGGCGCATATCGCCACCCATGGATCCCAGCACTCGGAAGCGATCATCACGCAAGATTATGCGCACGCCATGCGATTCTTGAACGAGGTCGATGCCTCCGCCGTCTTCGTCAACGCCTCGACCCGCTTGAACGACGGTTATCAGCTCGGCCTCGGCGCTGAAATGGGGATCTCCACCAGCCGCATCCATGCCCGCGGCCCGATGGGTCTCGAAGCGCTGACCTGCATGAAATTCATCATCTTCGGGGATGGACAAATTCGAAAGTAA